In Remersonia thermophila strain ATCC 22073 chromosome 5, whole genome shotgun sequence, the following proteins share a genomic window:
- a CDS encoding 40S ribosomal protein uS14, protein MAHDTVWNSRPRTYGKGSRSCRVCKHVSGLIRKYGLNVCRQCFREKAADIGFVKYR, encoded by the exons ATGGCTCACGATACCGTCTGGAACTCGCGCCCGCGCACCTACGGCAAGGGCTCCCGCTCCTG CCGCGTCTGCAAGCACGTTTCTGGTCTGATCCGCAAGTACGGCCTCAACGTCTGCCGTCAGTGCTTccgcgagaaggccgccgacatTGGCTTCGTCAAG TACCGGTAA